The Carassius gibelio isolate Cgi1373 ecotype wild population from Czech Republic chromosome A8, carGib1.2-hapl.c, whole genome shotgun sequence genome contains the following window.
atttaaaactttaccaagactcaaactgacacaggaaGATACTGGATGTTTTTTGAACAGGTAGGGTACACGTAATTTCAGAACATTTCagcgtatgtatatatattgtggatatattatttatctGATGTAAGATGCATTTAGTtttgagtcaagcgcttcattgGAGTACTACGGTTatatctcttcagcgcacagCGCGAACAGGAAAAACTACagtgcagaatattaataactatatatacatactattataatgagaagaccattatactAAAACGCGAGTTTAGCTGCCGTGTTTCTGAACATTCTTTCGTGAAGAACGCGTCCTCAAAAGGATTTCGCTTTCAGAGCCCCACAGATATGTTCATGTGTATTCGGgccctttttgcaaatagcctttaagtcttaatattaacgttatgttgtacaAATAACAAAGCATAGATATGAAATTATGTGTTGAATCCCAtttattaaaaacttgctatcaaatgcgtcactctactggtcatcttcagctcacacagctcaaaacagaaattcAGAACGTTTGTATAATGAATGCTAACGTTTTAGGCTAACGTTCTAATGAGAGCGctattgtaaaaaattttttttaattgttacgaTTTCGCTGAtgttaagtgttagctatctgttcatcaaaaaagaaaacataatttaCCCTGTTTATATCTGCAAGGTTTTCATTACACATTTTGCCTGTgcgttaacatcagtaattatgttagtcgaATGTCTAAGGTCATCTTCAGCTCACACAGGTCATCTTCAGCTCacacagctcaaaacagaaatgcagaacgtTAGTAGAATGAATGCTAACGTTTTAGGCTAACGTTCTAATGAGAGCGctattgtaaaaaattttttttaattgttacaatTTCGCCGAtgttaagtgttagctatctgttaatcaaaaaagaaaacataatttaCCCTGTTTATATCTGCAAGGTTTTCCTTACACATTTTGCCTGTgcgttaacatcagtaattatgttagtcgaatgtctgacttgactctagttaatgtattttgcatcgcccccaaacatatgattcgactatcagtcgaatatcggcaagattTGAAAATTCCGATACGACTATGAAAATCCCTAACCCTTATATTACatcgtaatatatatattttatgcaatgaaattgcgtgaacttgcaaaaactgcggtttgatgaaaaagagaaaaaaaatgtgattcccccaacaccattttctcactaggctactaccttaatgtaaagagtaatttcttattacttcctatgataagcaatcatactaaatcacagaacatttaaattgcaatctcttactgcaacgttaattattttacatactactaatataattacaactgtaagttttttgtactgttctgtaacaaaaaagtgcaatcttacaactgtaaagttgtttcaacttctgaatgaaactacaacagtgttgtgagcctagtgagaagggggtgttgggggaatcacctttttttctctatttcattaAACCGCAGTTTTAGCAACTTCTCGCAATATAATTttgctccactgtcatgtaacaaatcgggaaactgcttcgcgcATTCTTTTGCGCTTacttttgttggcaaataagaatgatttgcgcgcttcaagtttcaccctggtttcaccgcagggtttgcagatgatgttcacgtcacgtaattacgtcacttcataaggttcccatggcaatagggggaaaatggcgctttacttgtgtgaagtaaacgcaacatttttcaactttctgctttTGCAACGAAAAtccagggattatgaaatcatgctagccccgcatattttgttttctgaaatcggcaatttatgcggcaaaagagcggtgtatttgaaaaaatgcgaccccacATAAATATGCGCCCTTTgactgattatgcattaaattagtcgatcgcataatcgcgtttttctggagggactggtatatatatgtatatgtatatgtatattagtgttgggcgatatggtcatttttcagatCGTTATATCGTCAGCccatgagatcgacgatacacaatattatcgtgcatgggtggagcaaaagaaaactctttgttctcatcatagcataactatttggtgttttttttaaccgagcaggtgtgcgagagagagcctatggaatcaccagtaatcgaaaaaatatactttcaataatgctgataaactaatgttaaatacaaaaatactgtattttaaatggcTAGTTCATATGTTTTCGGGCGCAAATTTCATATCGCGCGTCCGGTGACAAATCTGCCGCATCTGCacacggaagttatcagtctaaatgttttgcaaaatcagtcaacggtgaaaatcaatagtcgatttcatttaaagtccagcagtttaacactaatattggacataaacaaacatgttaaatataaagtaagcTAAGTTCATCTTTTATTAGTAGAGTTCAAGAGTTCAATTgtactgatgcatcagtcatacagcactCGGGACCTCGCCTCATGACGAGACCaacgcaccgccacagaaacaagaaagatatgcattctaacataactgtggcattacaCTCAGAtggtgagggctcgtttaaaatattgcacatatataggccgaatttcttgttaaagtgcaatgaaatacttATCTGCAGACAGtgtacatctgtttgtggatggagactttgtaacggccaaaactatgtatttttattttgcatgcatcacattatagtgcggtgtgcatgaaaataataaaaaggtggcagagcgaacttatccacagtggttctcacgtagtccttctacGTCACCACATAGTGTGcgttataagttaagtgatcagtctttaaagACAAGGATTACgagagaaccactatggatgaaaAGTTCACTCTGTCGCTTTGTTattattctttctttatttgtaaGCCATGAAAGTGTTAAACTCTCATGTATGAGAAGAGCGCATTATcgtgtagcagccattaaatgtgtgggacgcCAACTCCTTGTTTTCTATCCCTTTAATTCcatggatttaacgagttatcTGAGTCAAAGCGGACAACTTCAGCGACTTCAAACTCTAATCTTCCTGcgctcgctgtgtgtgtgtgtgtgtgtgtgtgtgagagagagaaatgcggtgctgaagtgaaattgctgggcagtttgatagctgaattataataagcagcctaataaaaataattgttattattataatctaatacatttataggaaaatgagcctaatatcatcttgattattgacagagaaatctgcttatgttgatatctctgactatcatcgatacacgatactatcgtctatcggcacaatcctaatgtatatatatatatatatatatatatatatatatatataaaacaagttaccgtattttttggactataagtcacacctgagtataagtcgcatctgtccaaaaaatacgtcatgatgaggaaaaaaacatataacacaagtcgcactggactataagtcgcatttatttagaaccaagaaccaagagaaaacattaccgtctccagccacgagagggcactctatgctttctttggtaggctacaggagcactgagcagcatctttggcagcgccctcttgcggctgtagacggtaatgttttctcttggttcatttctctcggttcatgtcaaattaattttgataagtgagtcgcacctgactataagtcgcaggaccagccaaaccaagaaaaaaagtgcgacttatagtccggaaaatacggtaatctgttttcttaaaatgtaaacattttgaaaaatgtgtggGAACCATGCATAGCACAGGATTATATCAGATGGTCACAGCATGGTGTTCTAATATATAgtgtgaaaataaatacatatcatATTTGcttacaattatacattgtaAAGTAATGTAAAGAAATTGTTGCAATCTCCAAAAAGCAGTAATACCATGTTTTAATACCATTAATGCAAGGAAATCAAACACTGTTTACTTTTCTGAAGTGTTTTGTGCTTAATTAATGTTTAGAATTCTCAGCAGCACAAACAGCCCATAGGAAAATCTACTTATCACAAAATGTTTGTGATTTAATGTGCATGGAGGCCATCTTACAGGCTTTAAACTACAGTCTTGCCTCAAATGTACGTAATGGCCTCCAGTCATGCTAATGTGAACCCAAACCTCCATCATCTCACATAATGAAAGATGGAATTGCAGTTATGATACAGAGTGCTGTTATGCTTTCATATTAATACTAAGAATCTCTGCATTGTGGAATTGTCCACTCATGGAGAGGAGTGACCGGGACGTATGAAAATAATCCAGCACCCCAACATCTACAGAATTACTGCTGAtatcttttttttcaaataaaaataattgagaaagactgtcattaaaaaatttatttccTAGATTCTTTGTGCTTCAGGTTTGAGGAGTAAATGTAGACACATTATGCATTACCTTTGAAGAACAACGCAccagttatttttctttttgcacTCTTTCTTCAATTCTCTCATGCTCGCTGTTTGTCCATCTTCCTTTGTATCaggtggagatgctggagaggaAGTATGGAGGTTACTTCCTGAGCAGACGAGCGGCTCGCACAATACAGACGGCGTTCCGGCAGTATCGCATGAACAAGAATTTTCAACAGCTACGCAGTTCCGCCTCTGAAAGCCGAATGACTCGCAGGATCATCCTGTCGAACATGCGTTCACAGTATTCGTTTGATGAGCGACAGCCACAGGCAATATAACAGTATAATAGTTAAAACCTGCACAAAGTAGAAAATTCAGCTTGTCTGTTTTGTGTTGTTTACATAATTTCCATAACTTGTTCATTATTCTGTAGGTTCAGCCACAGACACCACAGCAGTCTCAAGGTCGATTTACCAGCCATCACACGTCGGCTCTGGGCACAGCTAGCCAGGCAGGAACAACAGACCCACAGCAGGAGACTGACTCACCCGCACACTGTCCTTCAGACAGAGAGGAGTACTCACATGCAGACGACGCTTTCAACAAACAGGTGACAGATGTGTGAAATACTATTTGTAAATGAAAGTTCTGTTAAAGATTAAGGTTAATTTCAATACAGGTCAGATATATATAGTTGGGATAGAATAGATTTAGACTGCTTCAGAATTGGTATAAAATTGTTGTTCTTTCATTTGATGACAACATATGATGTTGTCTTACAGCTGACAAATCCATGAAAATGTAACTAATTACCATTATTTCTAAATGACAAGCCACAGCATTCCACTAAAGGAACATTTGGTTACTTGTCaattagcagacactttttttccccaaagaATCTTACTGCACAGACAGTCTCCCTGTAGCCTTGAAAGCCTGTATAAACTGGAATGATGgtcattagcattttttttttttttgtattttatgcactaatttagaataatttaaatattgttaaatggtTACTGATAAGATCAGGTTAGgcaaaatattacaaatgcacagatatttaaactttaaaatgattatcagtcattttaaatactaaaatcgAATTACAGTATGGAAAATGTATAATGAGTTTTgctaaaaaattgaaaatatttttttgtaaagttgttcatttcaaataaacgctgttctttttttAACTATCTGTTCagcaaagaatcctaaaaaaaaaggtttgcacaaaaaacaaaaaaacatttctcaacattaatagtaattattaagtgccaaatcagcatattaaaatgatttctaaatgactgtatgacattgaagactggaatgcagaaaattcagatttgccatcactgGAGTAAATTTGACTTTTAAAGgaatcaaaatagaaaacagttattttaaattgtaaaaaatatttcacagtattactgtttttaactttcattttgatcagataaatgtagccttgagagactcataaaaacataaacaatcttacagaccccaatcttttgaacagtagtgtaaatgtatgtgtgtttccTCTCTCAGGTGACATCTCTGGCTGACTCTATGGACGACACTCTGACGTGTCAGCCCGGCCGAGGGGACTCTGAGGATGGTGGTGGGGGAGACGGTGAGGAGACCGAGGATTTTGGCGAGTGTGTGTGGAGCAACAAACCTAACTCACGTAGGGGGGTCATGGGGGAGCAAGAACGCCTGGGGGTCATGCACGAGGACAGCACAGCTACCTCGTACAGCGACATCACGCTTTATATGGATGACGGCATGCCATGTTCTCCACTATCCATTGAGCGGGTTCCCTCCAGTACGGACACAGAGTACTGGGGCGTAAGCAGCAGGGTCGGAGGACGTGGAGACAGTCGGGAGGGCGGCGAGAGCAATAACAGCCGGCGTAGCACACCATGCACTGAATGCCGAGATTTCCGGTTGCGGGGGTCACACCTCCCTGTTCTCACCATAGAGCCACCTAGTGACAGTTCTGTTGACATGAGTGACCGTTCAGATCGTGGCTCCCTCAGCAGGCAGCTGCTTTATGAGCAGGAGCCTACAGCAGGCGGATCGCCTCAAGGGACTCTCAAACACAACCCCACCCCTCGCACACCCAATCCCTGTGCGGCACAGGGCCAGACGAGACCCCCGGGTCGTCCCATCCCATCCCCTCTTCCAACACACATACCACAACACACAATAATGCACCACCATCACCACCCACACCTTCACCATCCATTGCACCACCACCCTATGCCGCACATCCATCACCCCTACCCTGACCCCACGTCTCCCTCGCCCACTCAGCCTCCACTCACCCCACTTTCTTCCTCATCCTCCACGCCACTGCCTGCTACTGGCTTGGAGCACTCGGATGGGGACAACGACTCCATGAACTCCACCACCAACTCCAATGAGACCATTAACTGCAGCTCAGGCTCTTCGTCTAGGGACAGTCTAAGGGAACCGTTGCCTCCTCTAGGAAAACAGACCTATCAGAGAGAGAGCAGGCATAGCTGGGACTCGCCCGCCTTCAACAACGACGTGGTGCAAAGGAGGCAGTACCGCATTGGACTGAACCTCTTCAACAAGTAAGAGATCTTCACCAAAATAGGATTGACATTATGCTCTTTCTGTTGACCTTTTGAGTTGTCCCgcagtctaatatatatatatatatatatttgttgtttgaCTGACGTTAAATGACAGAGACAGCAGGTCTAtaaggctgctgtcactttaagaccgaaTACACAGATCTAATAATGTAATGTATTCTGTTTGGATACAAAAAAACCTGTCTATACTAAGGCTGTTGTTGCTCtgttttatttgtctttatttcagttgattataGTTTTACTGTAATGAATCATATCCTGTATGTTTTATCCTAACTCTACATGTCTTTCTCTCGCCGTCTTCTAGGAAACCAGAGAAGGGGATCCAGTATTTGATAGAGAGAGGTTTTGTCTCAGACACACCTGTGGGCATTGCACGTTTCATCCTGGAGAGGAAAGGCCTGAGTAGACAGATGATCGGGGAGTTTCTGGGAAACCGTCAGAAACAGTTCAACAAGGATGTGTTGGAGTTAGTAATGATGTTTTTCCTATCTTCCAACCCCAGACTGTAGCAAAGCATCCATATGCTGTTCACACCAGCCTGGAGacaaaaaaaacagacacagGCTAAAAAATCTACAAAAGCATGTTGGCAGAAGAATTTAGCgatctttctttttgtttttcttcctcaGCTGTGTGTTGGATGAGATGGATTTCTCTGGCATGGATCTGGATGACGCCCTAAGGAAGTTTCAGGCTCAGATTAAGGTTCAGGGGGAAGCCCAGAAGGTGGAGAGACTGGTAGAGGCCTTCAGGTAGCCTTTGCTTTCATCTCACCCTTTACTCTTTTCTCTGCATTTCATAGTTCCACAGGAGTATGAACTTCTTTCTTTCTCACAGTCAGAGATACTGCGTGTGCAACCCTGTACTTGTCCGCCAGTTTCAGAACCCAGACACTATCTTCATCCTGGCATTTGCCATAATCCTTCTCAACACAGACATGTACAGCCCCAACGTCAAAGCTGAGAGGAAGATGAAGCTGGAGGATTTTATCAAGAACCTTAGAGGTGATCCAAGCCAATATACCTCCAGCTTTTGGTGTCCAATTGAAGACAGTACAGCAGTTTTCACCTTCTGTTTCTTGGTCAttctccccctccccctccccctccccctccccatTGTCATTGGCAGGAGTGGATAATGGACAGGATATTCCCAGGGATATGTTAGTGGGCATCTACCAGCGCATTCAGAAATGGGAACTCAGGACAAACGATGACCATGTGTCTCAAGTGCAGGCTGTGGAGAGGGTCATCGTGGGCAAGAAACCTGTGAGTCAAACCATGTGTTTCACTTCTGCATGTTATATTTATGGTTGAAACTCCATATTGTTGTCCAACTTGTAGTAAAAAGGTAATATGATCTCTAGATTTTTATTTGTCTGGTCTAGTGTAAAACAAACCAAGCTGTGTTTTAatatgctttgtgtgtgtgtgtgtgtgtgtgtgtgtgtgtgtgtgtgcatgtccagGTGCTTTCTTTGCCACATCGCAGGCTAGTGTGCTGTTGTCAGCTGTATGAAGTCCCTGACCCCAATCGACCCCAGCGGAGTGGAGTTCACCAGCGCGAGGTCTTCCTCTTTAATGACCTGATAGTGGTGAGTCTTCACTTACCGCATATTTGCCTTATTACTGTAAGAAGATATAGTAGAAGAAAAATACTCACTTAGGTTTAGAGTCATGTGCACTTGCAATAATTATGTAATAGTACAATATTTGCATTGATAAATGTATACAAGATGTATAGGCCTATTGTTTTTTTAGTCTATAGAATATAACTGTATTCAAAGTTACACTGTACAATTTCAGACTTATAACtgtatatttgcatttaaaaaaatttagatttaaaattacaactttatcttctggatttataaatatatatttagatttaatgtaattgtttcatatacagtatatatatatttctctacaGGTAATTCATTAGTCACAATCAAGCAATTTTTGGTCCTCGCTGCAGCCAAAGTGACTAAAATAACATATTCTTTATACCTGCATATTAGATATTTATTCATAGAACTACTgctgctactactactattaataacAACTGTTGAAAACATAAAGAACGAGAAGTTCAGAAGTTAGTTGGTTCAGAATTGCCCGTCTTGGCCTAGAGAACAGCTATTTAAACACAAGGGGAAAAAACATTCAGTCATATGTATCTAAACAATTTTGTGTTAAGAGTATGTGTATGTATAATGATGATAAGAACACAGCTGAACATCCCTTATGTCCCTGCCTTCAGGTAACAAAGATCTTTCAGAAGAAGAAGACATCTGTGACGTACAGTTTCAGACAGTCTTTTCCCCTGGTGGAGATGCAGGTTCATATGTTCCAGAACTCCTGTAAGTATATTCATCCCTCCTTCTGTCTGACCATCTGTCCCTCCTTCTTTATTTATACTATCACTCCATTCCAGCTGGTTTACACACTCTGCTCTCATCCATTCCATCACTCCATCTCATCTCCGTGCTCTCTCGTTACCCTTTCCGTGCTCTCATGTAGGTGGTGTTTTGATTTCTTAGCAGcatatgaagaagaaaaatatgTCCATCTGAAAATCCTCTATTGTGGCTATGCAGTTAATTTGGAACATCTGTGGAATGTCTGTTTTCAATTTATCTTAATCAGTGTTTGTTTTGCACTTGCATTCCACTAAAAAAATATCTCCACATGGTTAAGaccatattttgaattaaatatatCTTTCCTACATATTGACATGGTGAAGTACAGTACTTGTGTGTATCTATGGATTTTGTCAGATTGAGAGATATATAACTAATTACATGAGACACAGCATATCCCTCTTTTTCTGGGTCTCTCTCTTATTGATTGCATTTACCCTCTCCCTGTCCCTCTCTCTCAGACTACCCTCACGGTATCAGACTGACATCAGCGATGCCCGGCAGTGAGCGCAAGGTCCTGATTGTGTTCAACGCGCCAAGCCAACAGGACCGAACGCGCTTCACCAGCGACCTGCGTGAGAGCATCGCTGAGGTTCAAGATATGGAGAAATACCGTGTAGAGTGTAAGAAATCCTTTAATGTTACCTGTTGTTTCATGACATGACCGATCAAAAGCATGAGATTCCTTTCATGTTTGCTAGCTGAAATTTGCTGTGtatctgattaattattaattaaccccTGGTCTGTCTTCTCCATAGCTGAGTTAGAGAAGCAGAAAGGTGTGATGCGTCCAGGGCTCCTGAGTAGAGATGGGGACGGGGTTGGCGGAATAAAGACTGAAGCTGTGAACGGCACTCTGGGTAGGCCCAGTCTGGATGACACGTACACAGCAGGGGAGGGGCTTAAAAGAACAGCACTTAGCTCCTCACTGAGAGACCTCACTGAGACAGGTACAGCACACATTCACAATTTTGAAATGCTGAACTTCTGTAACAAAGTACAGTGTGACAGACACTGCCCTCTAATGGCACATTATGTCCTTTCTTAAGGCTTTTTAAACAAGTGTCTGGAATAGCATGCTCATAATTTTTTTCAATGATTAGTATGTACATTGTCACATTATGCAAAATTTCTGTATGCATATAATGTACAGATGATAAATTTTTTAAGATGTGCAGTATATAATGTAGCAGACTCTGCGAAATACTGTATCCAACAATAAGATGATCTTGACTTTGACCTTGTAAGTAATATCTGCCAaatggtttttttttcttactcagTGTTTTGTGGGGTTGccacatatttttttacacaaattactttaaaaattcaaaatgtatacttttaaaatgtatttttatagagGATAACTCGCAGAATTAAATGTAATGTGGTCATGTGACAAACACTACTGTTTTAAATGCTTTCTAAACACAGCCAACATCAAGTTCAGTGATGTGAAGTTGAGTTTTGTCAGGAGATATTTACTAAATGTACACAATTTGTAGATATTTATTCATTGAAAATGGATCATCCAGGGCCAAAAACACCCAGTATTGAGATTTTAGAATATGTTTTCTCCATGACCTTTTACCCTGGTCTTGCTGTGCTTGGTTGGGTACAGGGAAGCGAGGCCGTAGAAACAGCATTGGCTCTTTGGATAGTACTATAGAAGTAAGTCAGGCATCtgatgtaataattattaatcttGTGTGTTAAACAACATTGGCTTTGCATGAATTTTTGATTGTTGTGATGCAGTTCAGCATGTTTTAATCcgtattgtgtaaaaaaaaaatcttaattggtATTTGCATGCAGCATGTCTAATATTTTATGCCTGGTGCAGTTGCTTATAACTAATGCATTGCTCTGGTAATTTAATGGCCCCAATCGGTGTCTGAGGGCTGCTTCTGTTTTAGAGATTTAGATGCATgtttaaatgcatgtaaaatgAGTGAGGCTCTATAATGAGGAAGCTTTACTTTGCTATCTGACTGATTTTGTGGCTTGTGAATGTAACAATGTCATTTCTAACTTCAGTAATTTGTTTGAGACTGGTTGTATTTAAGGCTTTTTGAGTTGTCACTGTGCAGGAGATGTGAGTAGGCCTACATTGATGTTACACGTCTTGTGTGCATGTAATTTTAAGTATCAAGATAAATTGTTACTCTCAATTTCTGTTTAGATAATGTGGCATTAAAAAAATTCTGGCTGATGTCAAtaagctgaatattttttttttttttgtgaaacaagTAACTGGGGAATGCCTGTAACTCATAAGTTCTAAGACTGTCCATCTTCTCAGATTTCCAGTCTAATGACTGACTGTCTggctttgtgtgtttttgcacacTATAGGGATCCATCATTAACAGCCCTCAGCCGCATCAACGCTTGCCCATGGGGGGCGCCGTTCCCGGCTGCTATGGGCTAGAAGACTACCGGCCTCACCGCCCCATCCTGAGCCCCGGAGTAGGGATGGGGGGTGGGCCGGGGCAACTTCACAACGCCGTAGGCAATATGGGTGGGGGGCCGGGGAGCAGTTCTGGAGGGAGCAATTCCGGTTCCTTCCTGGGCTCCCTGTTTGGGAGCAAGCGCGCCAAACCTCCTGCTCCCCTTATTCCCCCAGGGCCGCATTACCCGGCCCCCATGCTACCTCCTACTACAGGAGGGCCACCACCCTCTTCCCCCTCCGCCCTCAGCCAGTCAGACCCCGGTGGGCCATCCAAGATCCAGGCCCTGCACGCTCAGTACTGTCACAACAACTTTGGCCAGCCTCCACCCCCCTACCATCATCATCATCGGTACCACATGCAGGCCGTCGCCCCAGGCCATCCCCCCACTATCCATCATACCCTACAACGAGGGTCCCTCCCACGGCGCGGGCCCCCCGCTCCTTCACACGCCCAGTTCCAGCAGCAACTATCCCATCATGCTATACAGCAAGGCCGCTATGGCAATATGGCTTGCACCCCTCCACCTCTGTCCCCACATTCGCCCAATTCCCCCATTGCCCCTTTCACCTTTTACCACATGCATCCCAATCCCATACGCCACGTACGGGTGCCCGGTCCTACCGGCAAGCTTCCTCTCACCCTGTCTCACTCTCAGCCCCACCCTCACGCCCACTCCCACATTCACTCTCATACCCACAGCCATCCAGTACACGCCCACAGCCCACACCCCTTAATGGATCACTCCGCCCATCAAACTCATTTCGTTTTCTCACCGCCCCCTCAGGCGCCATCCGCCATCACCACCCGCTACATACCCCAGGGCGTCGCCCACTGCGTCCCGCAGTATCCTCCCCTCTCCTCCattcctcctcctccaccacaTTCCCCGTTACCTCCTCCTTCATCCCCACATACCCCACTGACCCCTCTTACCCCACTCTCCCCACTGGCCCCACAGCTCCCAGGACACATTGGGGTGCAGTTGGGCGGCCCAGGGGGcggaggaggaggtggagccAGCAACAGCAGCACGGTCGGCAGCTCCAAATCCAGACCTATCAACCGCATCAGCACGGTGGTATAAGGGTAAGCCGCGGCAGAGGGCGCAGGGTCCCAATGCGGAGGAGCTGGAGCCCAGGCAAGAGGAAGTACACCAAACTTAGACTCTGTTACTTCCATATCCGCTTCCCTCACGTGTAGAGCGGAAATCCTGGCTGGCTACATGCTTATTGCTAGCCTGAATG
Protein-coding sequences here:
- the LOC128018708 gene encoding IQ motif and SEC7 domain-containing protein 1 isoform X3, which translates into the protein MWCINCASDKTPAILHNKLVYSVEGDRQCPDTASSQGPYLGNSERYGNIQNIPGPQGPPVTPSSQASLAWAQRTRNQPASLALRKQEEEESKRCKALSDSYELSTDLQDKKVEMLERKYGGYFLSRRAARTIQTAFRQYRMNKNFQQLRSSASESRMTRRIILSNMRSQYSFDERQPQVQPQTPQQSQGRFTSHHTSALGTASQAGTTDPQQETDSPAHCPSDREEYSHADDAFNKQVTSLADSMDDTLTCQPGRGDSEDGGGGDGEETEDFGECVWSNKPNSRRGVMGEQERLGVMHEDSTATSYSDITLYMDDGMPCSPLSIERVPSSTDTEYWGVSSRVGGRGDSREGGESNNSRRSTPCTECRDFRLRGSHLPVLTIEPPSDSSVDMSDRSDRGSLSRQLLYEQEPTAGGSPQGTLKHNPTPRTPNPCAAQGQTRPPGRPIPSPLPTHIPQHTIMHHHHHPHLHHPLHHHPMPHIHHPYPDPTSPSPTQPPLTPLSSSSSTPLPATGLEHSDGDNDSMNSTTNSNETINCSSGSSSRDSLREPLPPLGKQTYQRESRHSWDSPAFNNDVVQRRQYRIGLNLFNKKPEKGIQYLIERGFVSDTPVGIARFILERKGLSRQMIGEFLGNRQKQFNKDVLDCVLDEMDFSGMDLDDALRKFQAQIKVQGEAQKVERLVEAFSQRYCVCNPVLVRQFQNPDTIFILAFAIILLNTDMYSPNVKAERKMKLEDFIKNLRGVDNGQDIPRDMLVGIYQRIQKWELRTNDDHVSQVQAVERVIVGKKPVLSLPHRRLVCCCQLYEVPDPNRPQRSGVHQREVFLFNDLIVVTKIFQKKKTSVTYSFRQSFPLVEMQVHMFQNSYYPHGIRLTSAMPGSERKVLIVFNAPSQQDRTRFTSDLRESIAEVQDMEKYRVESELEKQKGVMRPGLLSRDGDGVGGIKTEAVNGTLGRPSLDDTYTAGEGLKRTALSSSLRDLTETGKRGRRNSIGSLDSTIEGSIINSPQPHQRLPMGGAVPGCYGLEDYRPHRPILSPGVGMGGGPGQLHNAVGNMGGGPGSSSGGSNSGSFLGSLFGSKRAKPPAPLIPPGPHYPAPMLPPTTGGPPPSSPSALSQSDPGGPSKIQALHAQYCHNNFGQPPPPYHHHHRYHMQAVAPGHPPTIHHTLQRGSLPRRGPPAPSHAQFQQQLSHHAIQQGRYGNMACTPPPLSPHSPNSPIAPFTFYHMHPNPIRHVRVPGPTGKLPLTLSHSQPHPHAHSHIHSHTHSHPVHAHSPHPLMDHSAHQTHFVFSPPPQAPSAITTRYIPQGVAHCVPQYPPLSSIPPPPPHSPLPPPSSPHTPLTPLTPLSPLAPQLPGHIGVQLGGPGGGGGGGASNSSTVGSSKSRPINRISTVV